TTGTGGTCCGTGGCAAATGGCCGCTACCGGTTTATGCTGCTGGAAAAAGTCTTTCACAAAGCTTAAAGCCTTGTCATTGGTTCTCAACTGATCGGGATTGATAACTCCACCCGGTAATACCAACGCATCGTAATCCGAAGCACTGGCTTCATCTAAGGTTTTATCGACATTATACTCTTTTCCCCAGTCTTTTTCAGCCCAGGCTTTAATCCTCCCCGATTCAGGGCTGATGATGTGTGCTGTCCAGCCCTGCTGTTCCAAATGCTCTTTTGGGGATGATAATTCACTTTCCTCAAATCCGTGGGTTGCCAGAATGGCGATTTTCTTTGACATAATTTTATATTTTGGTGTTTACAAGTATTGTGAAAAGAAAATATGATGCCGCGGTGAGTGGATATGGTATTTAAAGTTTTGTTAAATGATCTGATCTATTAGTACCGGAGAAAGAAATGCCTGATTAATGCTCACCAAAAAAATCATACCCTCCGTCTGTTACAATTCCTTGCCATTTTCTTGTATTCCACTAAATCTCGTCAGTTCACTTACTCCTAAACTACTACTTCAAGTCAGTAATTTGTACGCCGGAGATGATTTGTTATTGCTTACAAACTACGAATATATGAGTTCAAAGACCTAAATATACCTGCTATTACCGTAAAAATATCAAAAAATAATCCCT
The sequence above is a segment of the Chryseobacterium sp. MYb264 genome. Coding sequences within it:
- a CDS encoding type 1 glutamine amidotransferase domain-containing protein, whose amino-acid sequence is MSKKIAILATHGFEESELSSPKEHLEQQGWTAHIISPESGRIKAWAEKDWGKEYNVDKTLDEASASDYDALVLPGGVINPDQLRTNDKALSFVKDFFQQHKPVAAICHGPQILISAEVVEGRNLTSVDSISKDLKNAGANWEDREVVVDNGLVTSRTPDDLPAFNAKMVEEIREGRH